TGACCAACAGACTGGGATGAGGTAAAGCACCCCGGCAACAAGGAACACCACCCCAGACACCTGGCTGACACGGGCTTTCACAGACTCCTCCTCCACACAGTTGGTACACTTGGCACCCACTATGCTAACCAACAGTGCCAGTACAGCCAGCAGGATAGAGATGACCGTGAGTGCCCTGGCGGCTTGCAGGTCTTGAGAGAGGGCCAGCAACGAATCGTACACCTTGCATTGCATCTGACCAGTGCTCTGGACAATACAGTTCATCCACAGGCCTTCCCAGATGGTCTGGGCCACTACAATGTTGTTCCCAATGAAGGCAGTGACTCTCCACATGGGCAGGGCACAGGTCACGATGGCCCCCACCCAACCTATCATAGCCAGGGAGATTCCCAGCAACTGAAGGCCAGCAGATACCATCTTGGAGAGGGAAAAAGGGAGGAGATGGAAACTGCAATTTAAAGATAAAAAGTTACATTAGGCCACTACACCAATTTATATAGGTATCTTAATTCACAAGAGTTGAATGCATGTGTGcttatttcaaagcaaataagCAAAGTTGTATGAAAATTCTATTAATCCTTTGGCCAGTACACCAAACATGCCTTTTAGGCGTTACATTTATGGTCTCCACCAGCAAGAAAATTTGAATAAAGTGTACAAAGACCCTGACCATGTTGTGCCCCATACAGAGTTCGTTGACCCTAGCAAGTTTTCGATGTAATTAACCAAAAAAGATTGCATTTGTTTGGACACTAGATGGCGCATTTTGGCAGTGTGATTAACATCTGCTAATCACTCTGTAGGAATACCTAATGCAAGATTAAATACTATACAAAATAACTTGCAGAGCACTTACTAAACCTTCCTCGGTGATGGCAGTGACCAGGTGTAAAGAACCCGTGTTTCTACAGCCATTAAAAACGGTCTCCCGCAAAAGCAGTGAGTAAATTATGGGACACTACATGCAACGCCATTCATTCGTGTTTAATATATCACACACTTCATTTGAGAAGTTAAACACTATCACAACTTATTGGATGCATAACAATAAGTGGAATCAGTTCATGTAACATgtaatgcattcaaatatttattgACTCAATCAACTGTAGCAAATGCTTAGACTACTGCATATCTGATTTGAAATGGAGGAAACGTTTGCTTATTTGTTGGCATGCCTTTAAATCAATTCAATAACATGTTAATGATAAATGGTGCaacaaaacggactatcactATAGGACTGACTGATCCAAATCCAAACACTTTTTGGGAAAAGGTTCAGGTGAGATCAAGCCTCTCGGTAAAATTCCACAGGGAAAAAAACCCTTAAATCAATACCAAAACAATGAAGCAATTTGAACTTCCACTTGACAAAGTTATTGTTGTGTAAATGCTTGCCGATTTTTGCAATTCTTCGGAGCTTGAAAAACTTAATAGAATATAAGATATTATAGTCAGAAAAAGCAAGCTTTATCAAAacatattacaataaataaataaccaaaataacCTCGTGCATATGTAGTAAATATAGTACGCCCAGCTATACACTTGTATCCAGACTCACCTGCTTGCTGAACCGTGTCTATTCTACAACAATAAACGATGCACTCGCTTTGTTCAATCCCGAGAAGTGTGCAATTTAAAGTGCACGGTCGGTACCAGCTATTTAACCACTCTACTTGAAGCAAAGGATTGTGGGGAACATTGAAGAACATACTGAAGAGACGCACCTGCATCCTATCATACAGATTACGCGAATATCCTctgaaaaacattaatttcttagtataaatacatatcatttcaAACTGAATTctaaaatacatattcatgttTAATATTAGTATTCGGTTAATGTCTTGAACAAACAATTGATTATATATTACATAATCCCCCataatagttttttgtttatttggttttttttggggtcATTTGTGATATTCATATGTCCTATCAGCATTAATATCTTTGATCACCTAAATGATCAGCAGGTGATTTGTGATAGAAGAAACGCTGAATTCGGTATGACTTTAAAGTCATTTATCTTTTGGAGCCTTTATTTTTGACGTCAACAAAACcgtaactgtgtttaaactgagAATCAGTGTTCTAGAAAAGttgtaaaaacacttttttttttttttttttttttaaatgagacgttttatttttgtgatttgaaCAAATTATTGTGTGAATGCAATGTCTGGTATCATGGTTAGACAAATTAGCTAAAATAACCAGTTTCCATTAAGTGTAAAACATTTCTGAATGTACAAGCATAATAATTGACAGCTTTCTCAGATGACTCCAGCTACATGTTGGCCCTCAGGCACGGAAGTGCTCTGTGCCACTTAACCTGCCCCAGACACTATGCTGGGCTATCGCATGCCAACTGAAGTGAAATTCACATTTCAAAGATATGCAACCAAACTGAGTGCATTGTCGTGACTATTCCAGTTGCTACTATTCTATATCATGTGTCTTTCATTACAGCAAACTCGATccataaaataacattcaaataagTATTGCAGTTTTAGTGCGACAACCAAACAATAATTTtaactaaatacatttcaatgcacACACATGCCTAAGGAATGAGATGTGATTGTACTGTAGCACTGTAAAGCTAATTTATGTAGTTCAATCAAGATTAAGTGTTAATAAAGGAAATGTTGTTCATGTTCCTTTGATGTCTGATTTAACCAATTTCACATAATCAGAAGGCAAGGTAGACCTGGTGGTTGTTGTTATTTTCACCACAGATACAAATATTAAATCTTTAATATATAAAGTACAATTTAGTCATGTGGAGTCTCCTTTTAAACATCCTTTGCTCCAGCTGGTATTGGTTTTACACAGGTATGAAGACTTGCTATTACATCGAAAATACCTGTTAGACAGATTATATAGATTGAGGGTAACTGCAGTTGTTTTGCTGTGCACTCATAAGGGGAATACCATCTTACTCTCTATACAAAAGTACACCCTAAAATAGGGGTGGCAAACTCCAGTTCTCGAAGGCAAGAGGGTCTTCTGgatttcattccaacttaagctcacaattaacataattgatctaagtatttgttgaatttgacatatttaatatttgtcaaggtcttttacagttgaaggttttaaaaatgcatttgattcaaggtacactacctatgaaacattttgagacctgaaggaaagtgttaaatgtgtccagttaatcaaataatagaccaattaagtaatcaAGAACTcaggtggaacaaaagccagaagaccctgtggccctcgaggactggagtttgacagcCCTGCTTTAAAAACCGTGGTGATCTACCCGAAACCAAACttgttaaaatgaatatttatttatatatttaaaaaaaaaaaggcacaaaaataattacatttttattttaagggatGTACATTAACAGTccaaacattttacaataaaagcaCACCTTTATTCCAACTCAACCtcagttttatataaaacagGGCAGTTTTTAAGCCAACGAAACAAAGCGTTATTGTAGCGTAAACCACTCTCATAGGCAAACTACACTCACCCCAATATTCAAGATGCTCTCTAAACAATTCAGGAGAGTTGCTGGAAGTCCAAATTCACACATAATTCTTGCTTGGGACGGTCGTGCGAGGATGAGAACTAGGAGCAGTGTGGCGGGTCGAGTAGTTCACATTGTTCTGTGGGCAGGAGTAGCACAGCAGGCGGAGTATAGTGCAGCAACAGATAGTAGCAGCAGCATCACCGGCATGGGAACCAAAGATTTCATTGCAACAAGTGCAGATTCATTTTTTCAAAGTGAGTACACTAATTATGCTGACCACGGGTTGCCCTTTTTGGATAACGAAATAGAGTTTTTGCTTATTGTAAATTTAGGGCCACATGAACCTGTGCTAAATAGGTACCCCCAACAAATGTATGGAAATAAGTTATGCTTGTTTAATGCAGCATAGTATGAAATCCCAGAAGCCACCTCCTGGTTGGAATATTCCAAAAAAATCGACAGGATTTGTTTTGCATGCAGATTGTTTGCGAGTAAATTAACCACCAAAAGATGGCATTGCTTGGATATTATCTGGCAGTTCCAACTGGGGAAAAAGGACCCgaaaaaattaaacaacacgCAAAATGATTCCGTTTCCTGGAATCACCGACTTTGAAAAAGACCAATccttttttgcctttctgtcttggCCTCCTCACTTGCGTGATAGGGTGCTCTTTGTGTCTGTCTGTTGTGTGCGAGTGGTTATCTATTCTTTCTGAGACTACACAGTTCCTCCACAGGGCTAGGTCTTGCCGTATCTCAGCTGTTGAGTGACTCTTTCAGCTGCACTCTCCTCCACAGGGCTAGGCCTTATCGCATCCAATGCTGTCGTGTGGACCTTGCCGGCTGCATAGGCCAGCCCAGCTTGGTGAGTCGAGCCTTgtaaacagtgtgctctcccctataCTATCTGCTTCAACTCGCCCACCGTGGCTTCGGCCTTGTTTCCACTTCGTATATGCTATGCCCTTGATAC
The Polyodon spathula isolate WHYD16114869_AA chromosome 9, ASM1765450v1, whole genome shotgun sequence genome window above contains:
- the LOC121321139 gene encoding claudin-4-like, encoding MVSAGLQLLGISLAMIGWVGAIVTCALPMWRVTAFIGNNIVVAQTIWEGLWMNCIVQSTGQMQCKVYDSLLALSQDLQAARALTVISILLAVLALLVSIVGAKCTNCVEEESVKARVSQVSGVVFLVAGVLYLIPVCWSANSVIRDFYNPLVTEAQKRELGASMYIGWGSSALLLLGGALLCCSCPKKNVNYSVRYTAASSHPRTDVPSKNYV